One window of Klebsiella quasivariicola genomic DNA carries:
- a CDS encoding molecular chaperone has product MQCYKVAFILSLLFCPFLASAAGVAIAGTRVIYNEQSHEADITVKNTNPHDPVLIQSWVDDLADNNKSPFIVTPPLFRLDAGDSNDLRVLLTSPQLPHDRESLFTLNIKVIPANTAPAGENILQFAIKNQLKLIYRPAGLPGSALDAAQHLRWHVSGNHLQAENASPYYVTITTLSCAGQNQKTPLEHSVIAPHSREEYALAGESCAHEVSWRILDDFGAVQTFSAPVPAH; this is encoded by the coding sequence ATGCAGTGTTATAAAGTGGCTTTTATCCTGAGTCTTCTCTTTTGCCCGTTCCTGGCGTCTGCCGCCGGGGTTGCCATTGCCGGCACACGTGTTATTTATAATGAACAAAGTCATGAGGCCGACATTACCGTCAAAAATACGAATCCTCACGATCCGGTGCTTATTCAGAGCTGGGTGGACGATCTGGCTGATAATAATAAATCACCCTTTATCGTCACCCCGCCATTGTTCCGTCTGGACGCCGGAGACAGCAACGATCTGCGCGTGCTGTTAACCTCGCCGCAGCTACCGCATGACCGGGAGAGTTTGTTCACCCTGAACATCAAAGTGATTCCCGCCAATACCGCACCGGCTGGCGAGAACATTCTGCAATTTGCCATTAAGAATCAACTTAAGTTAATTTATCGCCCGGCAGGGCTCCCCGGCTCGGCGCTCGACGCGGCGCAGCACCTGCGCTGGCACGTCAGTGGCAACCACCTGCAGGCGGAAAACGCCTCTCCCTATTATGTGACTATCACCACGCTCAGCTGCGCGGGCCAGAACCAGAAAACGCCGCTTGAGCACAGCGTGATTGCCCCTCACAGCCGTGAAGAGTACGCCCTGGCCGGCGAGTCCTGCGCCCACGAGGTGAGCTGGCGCATACTGGATGACTTTGGCGCTGTACAGACGTTTAGCGCCCCCGTCCCGGCGCATTAA